The genomic window GCCGCCTCGACCACCTTGCTCAACGTCGGGTGGGCGTGGATCGTGCCGCCGACGTCCTCGACGGTCGCGCCGGTTCGCATCGCGACGACCGCCTCGTGTAGCAGCGTCGCGGCCTCGTAGCCGATGGCGTGGGCGCCCAGAATCTCGCCGTCGGGGTCGGCGAGCACTTTCACGAACCCGTGGTCGAGCTTCTTCGCCCGACCCATCGCCGAGTCGGCGTAGTCGGCCCGGCCCGTCACGTACTCGGATCCCTCCTCGTCGAGGTCATCCGCCGTCGCGCCGACGCCGGCGATCTGGGGTTCGGTGAAGATCGCGTGGGGCATCGCCGAGAGGTCGAGCGTGCGTCGCTCCTCGTCGACGACGTTCGCGATCGTGTGGCGAGTCTCGTAGTCGCCGGAGTGTTTGAACAGGGCGTTTCCCGCGACGTCGCCCTGCGCCCAGACGCCCTCGGCGGTGGTCTCCAGGTACTCGTTCGTCTCGACGAACCCCCTGTCGTCGACCTCGATCCCTGCCGTCTCGAGGGCGAGCGTATCGCTGTTGGGCCGGCGGCCCAGTGCGACCAACACCTCGCTCCCCTCGACGGTCGTCGCCTCGCCGGCCTCGGTCTCGGCGTGGACGGCGTAGCTCTCGTCCGCTTCCTCGACCGCCGTCACCCGATGGCCGGTGTAGACGTCGTGGCGGTCGGCCGCGAGTTCGGTGAACGCCCCGGCGACGTCGGCGTCCTCGCGATGGACGAGCGAGTCCATCATCTCGACGATTTTCACGTCCGTCCCCATCGCGTCGAAGAAGTAGCCGAGTTCGACGGCGATGTACCCGCCTCCGAGGATCACGAGGCTCTCGGGCGTCGTTCGGCGGTAGAGGGCGTCCTGACTCGTGAGGTAGTCCACATCCGCGAGGCCGTCGATCGGCGGCACGACGGGGCGGCTGCCCGCAGCGATGACTATCTTCTCCGCGGTGACGGCCTCGCCGCCGAGCTCGACCGTCCGCTCGTCGACGAACTCGGTGCGTTCGTCGAACAGCGTCAGGTGGTCCCGCTCGCGGTAGCGCGTTTCCATGTCCGCCGCAATGCCACCGAGGAGCTCGTCCATCTCGTCGACGACGACGGCGTGGTCGATGCCCTCGAAGGTCGCGTCGACGTGGAAGCGCTCGGCGTCGCGCACGTCGTGGACTGCGTTGGCCGCCTGGATGAGCATCTTCGAGGGGTTACAGCCTCGATTGAGACAGGTTCCACCGAGCGGGCCCGGTTCAACCAGCGCCGTCTCCAGTCCGGCGTCGGCCGCCGCCGCGGCCACGTTGTTGCCCGTGCCACCGCCGATCACGAGGACGTCGAAGTCGGCCATAGCTAGTACACGACGCCAACGACAAAGAAACCCGGTCGGTGGTTCAGTCCGAGTGCACGGACGGCGCTCCAGTCGGGGAATGGCGCTACGTTTCGATCGCCCATGGGCCCCTCGTCAATCCACCTAAGCGGACCCCTGGCGTGCCTGACCACTACTCGGTACGCGATCGCCCGGAAGCACCGGTGATGCGGACCCTGGCGGTCCACCGTACAACGGAGTCCACACAACCGCTGTCCTGGCGGACTGAAAGGGCGAGGTCGGGTCGCGTGCGCCTCAGCCGGCTCTATCCGAGCGAGCGACTGCGAGTGAGGATATCCGGCTGAGCGTGCGCGAACCGGCCGAGGGCTTTCGAGGCCGGAGCGGATGCGATCCACCGATCGACCCACTTCCGATTCCGGCCGGGCGTTTTTACTACCGCACCCTCCAACCCCGCTCCAACGATGATCGAAGTCGAGGCCCTCCGGAAGGAGTACGGGGGGTTCGTCGCCGTGACCGGGAGCACGTTCGCGGTCGACGCCGGCGAGGTGTTCGGCATCGTCGGCCCGAACGGAGCGGGCAAGACGACGACGCTGAAGATGCTCGCCGGCCTCCTGGAGCCCACCGACGGCACCGCGACCGTCGCCGGCCGGGACGCCAGCGATCCCGAGATGCGCCGGAACCTCGGCTTCCTCCCCGAAGAGTCGCCGCTCTACGAGGAGATGACCGCCCGCTCCTACCTCTCCTTCTTCGCCGACCTCTACGACGTGCACCGAGACACCGCCAGCAACCGGATCGAGGACAGCCTCGACCGCCTCGAACTCGAGCACCGCGACCGGAAGATCGGGGACATGTCCAAGGGGATGACCCGGAAGGTCGCCATCGCCCGGGCGCTCGTCAACGATCCGGACGTCCTGATCTTCGACGAACCCGCGAGCGGCCTCGACCCGCGGACGACGAACT from Salinarchaeum sp. Harcht-Bsk1 includes these protein-coding regions:
- a CDS encoding ABC transporter ATP-binding protein, translated to MIEVEALRKEYGGFVAVTGSTFAVDAGEVFGIVGPNGAGKTTTLKMLAGLLEPTDGTATVAGRDASDPEMRRNLGFLPEESPLYEEMTARSYLSFFADLYDVHRDTASNRIEDSLDRLELEHRDRKIGDMSKGMTRKVAIARALVNDPDVLIFDEPASGLDPRTTNYINDFVGELADRGKTVVFSAHNLYHVEDVCDRVAIMNEGDIVARGTLDAIREEHGRSAYHVYTDVAIEGSVRENGRYKRVVTAYDDIEQVRDAADAAGGRVLDVRTEGSSLEEIFLDLAGDDEGSIGSDSQEAEP
- a CDS encoding NAD(P)/FAD-dependent oxidoreductase; translation: MADFDVLVIGGGTGNNVAAAAADAGLETALVEPGPLGGTCLNRGCNPSKMLIQAANAVHDVRDAERFHVDATFEGIDHAVVVDEMDELLGGIAADMETRYRERDHLTLFDERTEFVDERTVELGGEAVTAEKIVIAAGSRPVVPPIDGLADVDYLTSQDALYRRTTPESLVILGGGYIAVELGYFFDAMGTDVKIVEMMDSLVHREDADVAGAFTELAADRHDVYTGHRVTAVEEADESYAVHAETEAGEATTVEGSEVLVALGRRPNSDTLALETAGIEVDDRGFVETNEYLETTAEGVWAQGDVAGNALFKHSGDYETRHTIANVVDEERRTLDLSAMPHAIFTEPQIAGVGATADDLDEEGSEYVTGRADYADSAMGRAKKLDHGFVKVLADPDGEILGAHAIGYEAATLLHEAVVAMRTGATVEDVGGTIHAHPTLSKVVEAAFRDVPR